In the Pseudomonas sp. DTU_2021_1001937_2_SI_NGA_ILE_001 genome, one interval contains:
- a CDS encoding transporter substrate-binding domain-containing protein translates to MAQDLTSGHIDVATDSFAVAKTTQQKGAYAGASINVAQGDPRVKASQQPGQAAVMFTKQNDALGQALSAHIQQLHADGDMR, encoded by the coding sequence ATGGCCCAGGACCTGACCTCGGGGCACATCGATGTCGCCACCGACAGCTTCGCGGTGGCCAAGACCACCCAGCAGAAAGGCGCCTATGCGGGGGCCAGCATCAATGTGGCGCAAGGCGACCCGCGGGTGAAGGCCTCGCAACAACCCGGCCAGGCCGCAGTCATGTTCACCAAACAGAACGACGCGCTGGGCCAGGCGCTGTCGGCGCACATTCAGCAACTGCATGCAGACGGCGACATGCGCTAG
- a CDS encoding GGDEF domain-containing protein, with translation MQVHKARRKYSRLERPEAQFWEIMHIVTTTVIAASVGASVSRAFLVNEQDVKLLCVAMLFGYAAGVVARLYVRPGIACLALCLAVPPSILTALYTRELSNQILAGMFLLFLLGGIDTIRHAYKTAIRNIKDRLEMARLAEYDPLTGLANHRGLVKAFKLATHSTEPFVLHCLDLDRFKAINDTHGHSAGDALLKEVASRIQGVVRSTDTVARLGGDEFVVLQAPLLKAEDATALAARITQALGEPFWLFDQTLQVEIGASLGYAHATPDSALEALMDRADQASYAAKRQGGNLYAEFQN, from the coding sequence ATGCAAGTGCATAAGGCCCGTCGCAAATATTCGCGGCTGGAAAGACCCGAAGCGCAGTTCTGGGAAATCATGCATATCGTGACCACCACCGTGATCGCGGCATCGGTCGGTGCGTCGGTTTCCCGTGCATTTCTGGTCAACGAACAGGACGTCAAGCTGCTGTGCGTGGCGATGCTGTTCGGCTACGCCGCCGGTGTCGTGGCCAGGCTGTACGTCAGGCCCGGGATTGCCTGCCTGGCCCTGTGCCTGGCAGTGCCGCCGTCCATCCTGACCGCCCTCTATACCCGGGAATTATCCAATCAGATTCTCGCAGGCATGTTCCTGCTGTTTCTGCTGGGCGGTATCGACACCATCAGACACGCCTACAAGACCGCCATCCGCAACATCAAGGACCGCCTGGAAATGGCCCGCCTGGCGGAGTACGACCCGCTGACCGGCCTTGCCAACCACCGTGGCCTGGTCAAGGCCTTCAAGCTCGCCACGCACTCCACAGAGCCGTTCGTGCTGCACTGCCTCGACCTGGACCGCTTCAAGGCGATCAACGACACCCATGGGCATTCCGCCGGCGACGCGCTGCTCAAGGAGGTCGCGTCGCGCATCCAGGGCGTGGTACGCAGCACCGACACCGTGGCCCGACTCGGCGGCGACGAATTCGTCGTGCTCCAGGCTCCACTCTTGAAAGCCGAAGATGCCACGGCACTGGCCGCACGCATCACGCAGGCACTGGGCGAACCCTTCTGGCTGTTCGACCAGACCCTGCAAGTCGAGATCGGCGCCAGCCTCGGCTACGCCCACGCCACCCCGGACAGCGCCCTGGAAGCGCTGATGGACCGTGCCGACCAGGCTTCTTATGCCGCCAAGCGCCAGGGCGGTAATCTTTACGCCGAATTTCAAAACTGA
- a CDS encoding MFS transporter produces the protein MPVTSTASRHITGSEPSRRTRRGLDILNFTLADVRDGLGPYLAIYLIAVRGPGEGWNEATVGFVMTLAGIAGLISQTPAGAFIDRSRHKRAVIGVAALLVTFCSLLLPWISSFAMVALTQSLAQVAAAVFAPALAAITLGIVGPAAFTRHIGRNEGFNHAGNAFSAALAGALGYLFGPMVVFWLMAALAFASIIALWQVPADEIDDDLARGLDDGPSAHPPVSSWQALLANRHLMLLALLAAIFHLANAAMLPSIGQQLTHIIGKDSATSLIALCIVAAQCVMVPVAILVGRHADRFGRKPIFLFGFAILALRGVLYTFSDNPFYLVAVQCLDGIGAGIFGALLPVVIADLTRGTGRFNVSQGAVATVQGIGASLSATLAGVIIVHFSYAYAFLTLAAIAGIGFVLYLLLMPETMRQAGAVKPATVQIAGQE, from the coding sequence ATGCCCGTCACCTCAACTGCCTCCCGTCACATCACCGGGAGCGAGCCTTCGCGCCGTACCCGGCGCGGCCTCGACATTCTCAATTTCACCCTGGCCGACGTGCGTGACGGCCTGGGACCGTACCTGGCGATCTACCTGATTGCCGTGCGCGGGCCGGGGGAGGGCTGGAACGAGGCCACGGTGGGCTTCGTCATGACCCTGGCCGGCATCGCCGGGCTGATCTCGCAGACCCCGGCGGGGGCGTTCATCGACCGAAGTCGGCACAAGCGCGCGGTGATCGGCGTCGCAGCCCTGCTGGTGACCTTCTGCAGCCTGCTGCTGCCATGGATCTCCAGCTTCGCCATGGTCGCCTTGACCCAGTCGCTGGCCCAGGTCGCGGCGGCAGTCTTCGCGCCGGCGCTGGCGGCCATCACCCTCGGGATCGTCGGGCCGGCGGCCTTCACCCGGCACATCGGTCGCAACGAAGGCTTCAACCACGCGGGCAATGCCTTTTCGGCAGCACTGGCCGGTGCACTGGGCTATCTGTTCGGGCCGATGGTGGTGTTCTGGCTGATGGCCGCGCTGGCCTTCGCTTCGATCATTGCCCTGTGGCAGGTGCCGGCCGATGAAATCGACGACGACCTGGCGCGCGGGCTGGATGATGGCCCGAGCGCGCACCCGCCGGTGTCGTCCTGGCAGGCGCTGTTAGCCAATCGCCACCTGATGCTTCTGGCGCTCCTGGCAGCGATCTTCCACCTGGCCAATGCGGCGATGCTGCCGTCCATCGGTCAGCAGCTCACGCACATCATCGGCAAGGACAGTGCCACTTCGCTGATCGCCCTGTGCATCGTCGCCGCCCAATGCGTGATGGTGCCGGTGGCGATTCTGGTGGGGCGACACGCTGACCGCTTCGGGCGCAAGCCGATATTCCTGTTCGGTTTCGCGATACTGGCGCTGCGTGGCGTGCTTTATACCTTTTCCGACAACCCCTTTTACCTGGTCGCGGTGCAGTGCCTGGACGGCATCGGTGCGGGGATCTTCGGCGCGCTGCTGCCGGTGGTGATCGCCGACCTGACCCGTGGTACCGGGCGGTTCAATGTCAGCCAGGGGGCGGTCGCCACGGTACAGGGCATCGGCGCCTCTCTGAGCGCGACGCTGGCCGGGGTGATCATCGTGCATTTCAGCTATGCGTACGCCTTCCTGACCCTGGCTGCCATCGCCGGAATCGGCTTCGTGCTGTACCTGTTGCTGATGCCGGAGACCATGCGCCAGGCTGGCGCGGTGAAGCCCGCGACCGTGCAGATCGCGGGCCAGGAATGA
- a CDS encoding carboxymuconolactone decarboxylase family protein, whose protein sequence is MSLPDEFDTPQFRKGLAVRREVLGAEYVDRSVNEVEDFMIPMQKITTEWCWGEVWTRPGLDLKTRSMLNLAMLTALNRPNEVRLHVLGALNNGVSPAEIQEILLQACIYCGVPAALDSFKIANEVVKKFQQDQAAKAD, encoded by the coding sequence ATGTCACTGCCCGATGAATTCGATACCCCGCAATTTCGCAAGGGCCTGGCGGTACGCCGCGAAGTGCTCGGCGCCGAGTACGTGGACCGCTCGGTGAATGAGGTCGAAGACTTCATGATCCCGATGCAGAAAATCACCACCGAATGGTGCTGGGGCGAAGTCTGGACCCGGCCGGGCCTGGACCTGAAGACCCGCAGCATGCTCAACCTGGCCATGCTCACCGCGCTCAACCGCCCCAACGAGGTACGCCTGCACGTGCTCGGCGCCCTGAACAACGGCGTCTCGCCGGCCGAGATCCAGGAAATTCTCCTTCAAGCGTGCATCTACTGCGGCGTGCCCGCCGCCCTGGACAGCTTCAAGATCGCCAACGAAGTGGTGAAGAAGTTCCAGCAGGATCAGGCAGCCAAGGCCGACTGA
- the pdxY gene encoding pyridoxal kinase PdxY has product MPDSLPPCVLSIQSHVALGHVGNDAAVFPLQRLGFEVLPVHTVQFSNHTGYGQFRGQVFDAEHIREVLAGLRDRGALSRVSAVLSGYLGDAGIGAVILEAVDEIRRDNPAVRYLCDPVMGDVGRGVFVNPAIPDFLRNLAIPHASIVTPNQFEFELLTGSRLVSVEDAVRTARQLRGRGPDVVVITSLATPDIPADQLGTLAVNGEGAWLVNTPRLALHPLPNGMGDVFSATLLARLLGGQPVAQALELATATLFGLVGATAEGSRDLPLVAAQEQIVKPEQAFAATPV; this is encoded by the coding sequence ATGCCTGATTCCCTTCCGCCCTGTGTGCTTTCCATCCAGTCCCACGTCGCCCTGGGCCACGTCGGCAACGATGCCGCCGTGTTCCCCCTGCAACGCCTGGGCTTCGAGGTGCTGCCGGTGCATACCGTGCAGTTCTCCAACCACACCGGCTATGGTCAGTTCCGTGGCCAGGTGTTCGATGCCGAACACATTCGCGAGGTGCTGGCCGGGCTGCGTGATCGCGGTGCGTTATCCCGGGTTTCGGCGGTGCTGTCCGGGTACCTGGGCGATGCGGGTATCGGTGCGGTGATCCTCGAAGCGGTGGACGAGATCCGCCGCGACAACCCGGCGGTGCGCTACCTGTGCGACCCGGTGATGGGTGACGTGGGGCGTGGCGTATTCGTCAACCCGGCGATTCCGGACTTTCTGCGCAACCTGGCGATTCCCCACGCGAGCATCGTCACCCCTAACCAGTTCGAGTTCGAACTGCTGACCGGCAGCCGCCTGGTCAGCGTCGAGGATGCCGTGCGTACTGCGCGACAACTGCGTGGGCGCGGCCCGGACGTCGTGGTGATCACCAGCCTGGCGACCCCAGACATCCCCGCCGACCAGCTCGGCACCCTGGCAGTCAACGGCGAAGGCGCCTGGCTGGTGAATACCCCGCGTCTGGCCCTGCACCCGCTGCCCAACGGTATGGGCGACGTGTTCTCCGCCACCTTGCTGGCGCGCCTGCTGGGCGGCCAGCCCGTGGCGCAGGCGCTGGAACTGGCCACCGCCACGCTGTTCGGCCTGGTCGGCGCCACCGCCGAAGGCTCCCGTGACCTGCCACTGGTCGCTGCCCAGGAGCAGATCGTCAAGCCTGAGCAGGCCTTCGCTGCCACACCCGTCTGA
- the hutI gene encoding imidazolonepropionase: MLSSPSQRLLWRDLTLFDGTRQLDEPMAVMVEGGRIAGVWTEQAFDPALATGAVEAGRGGVMTPGLVDCHTHLVYAGDRAREFEQRLQGVSYEEIARNGGGILSTVRATRQASEEQLIEASLPRLDALLADGVTCVEIKSGYGLTLEDELKMLHVARRLGELRPVRVVTTLLGAHALPPEYAGNADGYIDLVCTAMIPAAAEQGLADAVDVFCEGIAFSPAQCERVFQAAAAHGLAIKAHAEQLSNLGGSALAARYGALSVDHIEYLDEAGVQALAAAGTVAVLLPGAFHVLRETQQPPIDLLRRHGVPIAVSSDANPGTSPICLPTLMANMACTFFRLTPIEALAGMTAHAAQALGRRELGRIEPGAPADLCLWDIHHPAELAYAVQAGRLRQRVFAGVITHDR; the protein is encoded by the coding sequence ATGCTCTCCAGCCCAAGCCAGCGCCTGCTCTGGCGCGACCTCACCCTGTTCGATGGCACCCGCCAGCTCGATGAACCCATGGCGGTCATGGTCGAAGGCGGGCGTATCGCGGGCGTCTGGACCGAACAGGCGTTCGATCCAGCCCTGGCAACGGGTGCCGTCGAAGCCGGGCGTGGCGGGGTGATGACCCCCGGTCTGGTGGATTGCCATACCCACCTGGTGTATGCCGGCGACCGCGCCCGCGAGTTCGAACAGCGCCTGCAGGGCGTCAGTTACGAGGAGATCGCCCGCAACGGCGGTGGCATTCTCAGCACCGTGCGCGCCACCCGCCAGGCCAGTGAAGAACAGCTGATCGAAGCCAGCCTGCCGCGCCTGGATGCCTTGCTCGCCGACGGCGTGACCTGCGTGGAAATCAAGTCTGGCTATGGGCTGACCCTGGAAGATGAACTGAAAATGCTGCATGTCGCCCGGCGCCTCGGCGAGCTGCGCCCGGTGCGGGTCGTCACCACCTTGCTGGGCGCGCATGCATTGCCGCCGGAGTACGCCGGCAATGCCGACGGCTACATTGACCTGGTCTGCACGGCGATGATCCCGGCCGCTGCCGAGCAGGGGCTGGCCGATGCGGTGGACGTATTCTGCGAAGGCATCGCCTTCTCCCCGGCGCAATGCGAGCGCGTCTTCCAGGCCGCCGCCGCCCATGGCCTGGCGATCAAGGCGCATGCCGAACAGCTCTCCAACCTCGGCGGCAGCGCCCTGGCCGCCCGTTATGGCGCACTGTCGGTCGACCATATCGAATACCTCGATGAAGCCGGCGTACAAGCCCTGGCGGCCGCAGGCACCGTGGCGGTGCTGCTGCCCGGCGCCTTCCACGTACTGCGCGAGACCCAGCAGCCGCCCATCGACCTGCTGCGCCGCCATGGCGTGCCCATCGCCGTGTCCAGCGACGCGAATCCCGGCACCTCGCCCATCTGCCTGCCGACGCTGATGGCCAACATGGCCTGCACCTTCTTCCGCCTGACCCCGATCGAGGCCCTGGCCGGGATGACCGCGCACGCTGCCCAGGCGCTGGGCCGCCGCGAGCTGGGCCGCATCGAGCCGGGCGCGCCGGCCGACCTGTGCCTGTGGGATATCCATCACCCGGCCGAACTGGCCTATGCCGTGCAGGCCGGGCGCCTGCGCCAGCGCGTTTTTGCAGGAGTCATCACCCATGATCGCTGA
- the hutG gene encoding formimidoylglutamase: MIADRLNMDTWAGRVDPEPDSARWHQCIQPWAEAAAPGVALLGFACDEGVRRNQGRTGAAGGPLAMRKALASLAWHRAAPAWDAGDIHCEDGDLEAAQQRLAAAVSRLLSDGQLPIVLGGGHEVAFGSWSGLARHFEGQGAAPRIGIVNFDAHFDLRDHATVRSSGTPFSQIAEQCRQRGWTFDYACIGVSRASNTRALFQRAAELGVLVREDHEIRESTLQVIGDELHYFALRCDALYLTIDIDVLPASEAPGVSAPAARGVPIHLLEPLVQRLRDSGRLRLVDLAELNPSFDIDNHTAKAAARLIHTLTLTTHY, translated from the coding sequence ATGATCGCTGATCGCCTGAACATGGACACCTGGGCCGGGCGCGTCGACCCCGAACCGGACAGCGCGCGCTGGCACCAGTGCATCCAGCCGTGGGCCGAAGCCGCCGCGCCGGGTGTGGCGCTGCTGGGCTTCGCCTGCGACGAAGGCGTGCGTCGCAACCAGGGCCGCACCGGCGCTGCAGGTGGCCCCCTGGCGATGCGCAAGGCGCTGGCCAGCCTGGCCTGGCACCGCGCGGCACCGGCCTGGGATGCCGGCGACATTCACTGCGAAGACGGCGACCTGGAAGCGGCGCAGCAACGTCTGGCGGCTGCCGTGAGCCGTCTGCTGAGCGACGGGCAGTTGCCCATCGTGCTTGGCGGTGGCCATGAGGTCGCGTTCGGCAGCTGGTCCGGCCTGGCCCGGCATTTCGAAGGGCAGGGTGCTGCGCCACGCATCGGCATCGTCAATTTCGACGCGCATTTCGACCTGCGCGACCACGCCACGGTGCGCTCGTCGGGCACGCCGTTCTCGCAGATCGCCGAGCAGTGCCGCCAGCGCGGCTGGACCTTCGACTACGCCTGCATCGGCGTCAGTCGCGCCAGCAATACGCGGGCGCTGTTCCAGCGCGCCGCCGAGCTGGGCGTGCTGGTCAGGGAAGATCATGAGATCCGCGAGTCCACGCTGCAGGTCATTGGCGATGAACTGCACTATTTCGCCCTGCGCTGCGATGCGCTGTATCTGACCATCGACATCGATGTGCTGCCAGCCAGCGAAGCGCCAGGTGTCAGTGCGCCAGCCGCGCGTGGTGTGCCCATTCATTTGCTCGAACCCCTGGTGCAGCGCCTACGCGATAGCGGCCGGCTGCGCCTGGTGGATCTTGCCGAGCTGAACCCTTCCTTCGATATCGACAACCACACCGCCAAGGCGGCGGCGCGGCTGATCCATACCCTCACGTTGACCACTCATTACTGA
- the hutU gene encoding urocanate hydratase, whose amino-acid sequence MTTYRDTVIRAPRGTQLNAKSWLTEAPLRMLMNNLDPEVAENPKELVVYGGIGRAARNWECYDKIVETLKELNDDETLLVQSGKPVGVFKTHANAPRVLIANSNLVPHWASWEHFNELDAKGLAMYGQMTAGSWIYIGSQGIVQGTYETFVEAGRQHYGGNLKGRWVLTAGLGGMGGAQPLAATLAGACSLNIECQQQSIDFRLRTRYVDEQASDLDDALARIARYTAEGQAVSIALHGNAAEILPELVRRGVRPDMVTDQTSAHDPLNGYLPVGWSWEQYRDRAKTDPAAVIKAAKQSMAVHVQAMLDFQKAGVPTFDYGNNIRQMAKEEGVANAFDFPGFVPAYIRPLFCRGIGPFRWAALSGDPQDIYKTDAKVKELIPDDAHLHRWLDMARERISFQGLPARICWVGLGLRAKLGLAFNEMVRSGELSAPVVIGRDHLDSGSVASPNRETEAMRDGSDAVSDWPLLNALLNTAGGATWVSLHHGGGVGMGFSQHSGMVIVCDGSDDAAARIARVLTNDPGTGVMRHADAGYQIAIDCAREQGLNLPMIGKGA is encoded by the coding sequence ATGACGACTTATCGTGACACCGTGATCCGCGCGCCTCGCGGTACTCAGCTCAATGCCAAGAGCTGGCTGACCGAAGCGCCGTTGCGCATGCTGATGAACAACCTCGACCCCGAGGTCGCCGAGAACCCCAAGGAGCTGGTGGTGTATGGCGGCATCGGCCGTGCCGCGCGCAACTGGGAGTGCTACGACAAGATCGTCGAGACCCTCAAGGAACTCAACGACGACGAAACCCTGCTGGTGCAGTCCGGCAAGCCGGTCGGCGTATTCAAGACCCACGCCAACGCGCCACGGGTGCTGATCGCCAACTCCAACCTGGTGCCGCACTGGGCCAGCTGGGAGCACTTCAACGAGCTGGATGCCAAGGGTCTGGCCATGTACGGGCAGATGACCGCCGGCAGCTGGATCTACATCGGCAGCCAGGGCATCGTGCAGGGCACTTATGAAACCTTCGTCGAGGCCGGCCGCCAGCACTACGGCGGCAACCTCAAGGGCCGCTGGGTGCTCACCGCCGGCCTTGGAGGAATGGGCGGTGCCCAGCCGCTGGCTGCGACCCTGGCGGGTGCCTGCTCGCTGAACATCGAGTGCCAGCAACAGAGTATCGACTTCCGCCTGCGCACCCGCTACGTCGACGAGCAGGCCAGTGACCTGGACGACGCCTTGGCGCGTATCGCCCGTTACACCGCCGAAGGCCAGGCGGTGTCCATCGCCCTGCATGGCAACGCAGCCGAAATCCTGCCTGAGCTGGTGCGGCGTGGCGTGCGCCCGGACATGGTCACCGACCAGACCAGCGCCCACGACCCGCTCAACGGCTACCTGCCGGTTGGCTGGAGCTGGGAACAGTACCGCGACCGCGCCAAGACCGACCCGGCGGCGGTCATCAAGGCGGCCAAGCAATCCATGGCCGTGCACGTGCAGGCGATGCTCGACTTCCAGAAGGCCGGCGTACCGACCTTCGACTACGGCAACAACATTCGCCAGATGGCCAAGGAAGAGGGCGTGGCCAATGCCTTCGATTTCCCGGGCTTCGTACCGGCCTACATCCGTCCGCTGTTCTGCCGTGGCATTGGCCCGTTCCGCTGGGCGGCGCTGTCCGGCGACCCGCAGGACATCTACAAGACCGACGCCAAGGTCAAGGAACTGATTCCCGACGACGCGCACCTGCATCGCTGGCTGGACATGGCCCGCGAACGCATCAGCTTCCAGGGGCTGCCGGCGCGTATCTGCTGGGTCGGCCTGGGCCTGCGTGCCAAGCTGGGCCTGGCCTTCAATGAAATGGTGCGTTCCGGCGAGTTGTCGGCGCCGGTGGTGATCGGCCGCGACCATCTGGACTCCGGCTCAGTGGCCAGCCCCAACCGTGAGACCGAAGCCATGCGCGACGGCTCCGACGCCGTATCCGACTGGCCGCTGCTCAACGCCCTGCTCAACACCGCTGGTGGCGCCACCTGGGTGTCGCTGCACCACGGCGGTGGCGTAGGGATGGGCTTTTCCCAGCATTCGGGTATGGTCATCGTCTGTGATGGCAGTGACGATGCCGCCGCGCGCATCGCCCGCGTGCTGACCAACGACCCGGGCACCGGGGTGATGCGCCATGCCGACGCCGGCTACCAGATTGCAATCGATTGTGCCCGTGAACAGGGCCTCAACCTGCCCATGATCGGCAAAGGAGCTTGA
- the hutH gene encoding histidine ammonia-lyase codes for MTALILKPGTLDLAQLRQAYQQPLRLQLDPSAHAAIDASVACVENILAEGRTAYGINTGFGLLASTRIAPADLEKLQRSLVLSHAAGVGEALDDAMVRLIMLLKVNSLARGFSAIRRKVIDALIALINAEVYPHIPLKGSVGASGDLAPLAHMSLVLIGESKARYKGQWLPASEALAVAGLEPLTLAAKEGLALLNGTQASTAYALRGLFEAEDLFAAATVCGGLSVEAMLGSRAPFDARIHAARGQRGQIDVAAAYRELLTESSEVSRSHANCDKVQDPYSLRCQPQVMGACLTQLRQAAEVLEVESNAVSDNPLVFAEQGDVISGGNFHAEPVAMAADNIALAVAEIGALSERRISLMMDRHMSQLPPFLVENGGVNSGFMIAQVTAAALASDNKALAHPHSVDSLPTSANQEDHVSMAPNAGKRLWSMAENVRGILAIEWLGACQGLDFRHGLKSSQKLEQARSLLRAEVPYYQEDRFFAPDIEAASALLASGCLNALIPARLLPSL; via the coding sequence GTGACTGCCCTGATTCTCAAACCCGGCACCCTTGACCTGGCCCAGCTGCGCCAGGCCTACCAGCAGCCGCTGCGCCTGCAACTCGACCCGTCGGCGCACGCGGCCATTGATGCCAGTGTTGCCTGCGTGGAAAACATCCTCGCCGAAGGCCGCACCGCCTACGGCATCAACACCGGTTTCGGCCTGCTGGCCTCGACACGCATCGCCCCGGCCGACCTGGAAAAACTGCAACGCTCTCTGGTGCTCTCGCACGCCGCCGGCGTGGGCGAGGCGCTGGACGACGCCATGGTGCGGCTGATCATGCTGCTCAAGGTCAATAGCCTGGCCCGTGGCTTCTCGGCGATTCGCCGCAAGGTCATCGACGCGCTGATCGCCCTCATCAACGCCGAGGTCTATCCGCACATTCCGCTCAAGGGTTCGGTGGGTGCCTCTGGCGACCTGGCGCCCCTGGCGCACATGTCTCTGGTGCTGATAGGCGAGAGCAAGGCCCGTTACAAAGGCCAATGGCTGCCGGCCAGCGAAGCCCTGGCCGTCGCCGGCCTGGAGCCGCTGACCCTGGCCGCCAAGGAAGGCCTGGCGCTGCTCAACGGCACCCAGGCGTCCACCGCCTATGCCCTGCGTGGCCTGTTCGAGGCGGAAGACCTGTTCGCTGCCGCCACGGTCTGCGGTGGCCTGAGCGTCGAAGCCATGCTCGGTTCGCGGGCGCCGTTCGATGCGCGCATCCACGCCGCACGTGGCCAGCGCGGCCAGATCGACGTGGCGGCGGCGTACCGCGAGCTGTTGACTGAAAGCAGCGAAGTATCGCGCTCCCACGCCAACTGCGACAAGGTCCAGGACCCTTACTCGCTGCGCTGCCAGCCGCAGGTCATGGGCGCCTGCCTGACCCAGCTGCGTCAGGCTGCCGAGGTGCTGGAGGTGGAGTCCAATGCGGTGTCCGACAACCCGCTGGTGTTCGCCGAGCAGGGTGACGTGATCTCGGGTGGCAACTTCCACGCCGAGCCGGTGGCCATGGCTGCCGACAACATTGCCCTGGCCGTGGCCGAAATCGGCGCGCTGTCGGAGCGGCGCATCTCGCTGATGATGGACCGTCACATGTCGCAGCTGCCGCCGTTCCTGGTCGAAAACGGCGGGGTCAATTCCGGCTTCATGATCGCCCAGGTCACCGCCGCCGCCCTGGCCAGCGACAACAAGGCCCTGGCCCATCCGCACAGCGTCGACAGCCTGCCGACCTCGGCCAACCAGGAAGACCACGTGTCCATGGCGCCTAACGCTGGCAAGCGGTTGTGGAGCATGGCTGAAAACGTGCGCGGCATTCTCGCCATCGAATGGCTGGGCGCCTGTCAGGGCCTGGACTTCCGCCATGGCCTGAAAAGCTCGCAGAAGCTGGAACAGGCCCGCAGCCTGCTGCGCGCCGAGGTGCCGTACTACCAGGAAGACCGCTTCTTCGCCCCGGACATCGAGGCTGCCAGCGCCCTGTTGGCCAGCGGTTGCCTCAATGCGCTGATACCCGCGCGTCTGCTGCCAAGCCTCTGA
- the hutC gene encoding histidine utilization repressor: MSSPTPPRYKMIEEFLLTRIRNGDYPVNHQIPPEEQLARDFSVSRMTANKAINNLVQQGYLVRQAGLGTFVTDLRAESSLQEVMNIAEEVRARGHQYSNDVLRSEAVAADDEVALRLGLRIGSPVFHSILVHRENGLPIQLEDRYVNPRWVPHYLASDFSRQTPNEVLVANCPISDIEHVVEAIHADAQTARWLEIEPGAACLCMVRRTWSSENLVSYVRLTHPGERYKLRSTTRHR, from the coding sequence GTGAGCAGCCCGACGCCCCCGCGCTACAAGATGATCGAAGAGTTTCTGCTGACGCGCATCCGCAACGGCGACTACCCGGTCAATCACCAGATCCCTCCGGAAGAACAACTGGCGCGTGACTTTTCCGTCAGCCGCATGACCGCCAACAAGGCGATCAACAACCTGGTGCAGCAGGGTTATCTGGTGCGCCAGGCCGGGTTGGGCACCTTCGTCACCGACCTGCGTGCCGAATCGTCGCTGCAGGAAGTGATGAACATAGCCGAAGAGGTGCGTGCCCGCGGCCATCAGTACTCCAATGATGTGCTGCGCAGCGAGGCCGTCGCCGCCGATGACGAGGTGGCGCTGCGCCTGGGGCTGCGCATTGGTTCGCCGGTGTTCCACAGCATTCTGGTGCATCGCGAGAACGGCCTGCCGATCCAGCTCGAAGACCGCTACGTCAACCCGCGCTGGGTGCCGCATTACCTGGCCAGCGATTTCTCCCGACAGACGCCCAACGAGGTCTTGGTCGCCAACTGCCCGATCAGCGACATCGAACATGTGGTCGAGGCCATCCACGCCGACGCGCAGACCGCTCGCTGGCTGGAAATCGAGCCTGGTGCGGCGTGCCTGTGCATGGTGCGGCGTACCTGGTCCAGCGAGAACCTGGTCAGCTACGTGCGCCTGACCCACCCCGGCGAGCGCTACAAGCTGCGCTCCACCACCCGCCATCGCTGA